A region from the Marinobacter sp. SS13-12 genome encodes:
- a CDS encoding acetyltransferase codes for MFLAEKSTGHMIEVLDTQALFDPHESTVKGSLHFGEEAQDPEAFEKASLNFPSGESLPLCWTDPDYRRK; via the coding sequence ATGTTTCTCGCCGAAAAATCGACCGGTCACATGATAGAAGTGCTGGACACCCAGGCGCTGTTTGATCCCCATGAATCGACGGTGAAGGGCAGCCTGCACTTCGGTGAGGAGGCCCAGGATCCGGAGGCTTTTGAGAAGGCAAGCCTGAATTTCCCGTCCGGGGAATCCCTGCCGCTTTGCTGGACGGACCCGGATTATCGCAGAAAGTGA